Below is a window of Streptomyces spongiicola DNA.
CGGCGACGACCGCGACACCACCGTCGAACGCGTCCGCGATCTCGTCTCCACCGCCGCGCGCAGCCAGCTGGAGGCCGACGTCCCGCTGTGCAGCCTGCTGTCCGGCGGGATCGACTCCACGGTGCTCACCGCGCTGCTCGCCGGTGAACTCCGCAGGCGGGAGGGCCCGGACGCGCGGATCCGCTCGTACGCGGTGGACTACAGCGACCAGGCCGAGCAGTTCACCGGCGACGTACTGCGCACCGGCCACGACACGCCGTTCGCGACCGAGGCCGGGGCGTACATCGGCACCGACCACAGCACCGTCGTCCTCGACCCGCGCTCCCTGCTCGACCTCGACCACCGCAGGGCGGTCGTCGCGGCCCGGGACTCGCCCATCGGCGTCGGGGACATGGACACCTCGCTGTACCTGCTGTTCGGGAGGATCCGCGAGCACTCGACCGTCGCCCTGTCCGGCGAGGCGGCGGACGAGGTGTTCGGCGGATACCCCTGGTTCCACAACCCCAAGGCCCTGGCCGCCTCGACCTTCCCCTGGCTGCTCGTCACCGGCGACGAGGCCGCGATGCCGGTCAACCCCGAACTCGACCTGCGCATAGCCGAGTTCCGTGACGACACCTACGCCGACGCCCTGGCGGCGGTGCCGCACGCCGACGGCGAGACCGCGACCGAGCACCGGCAGCGCGAGATGCAGCACCTGTCCCTGACCCGCTGGCTGCGCCAGCTCCTGCACCGCAAGGACCGCCTCAGCATGGCGTGGGGGCTGGAGGTCCGCGTCCCGTACTGCGACCACCGCCTGGTCGAGTACGCCTTCGACACGACCTGGGCGCTGAAGAGCTTCGACGGCCGGGAGAAGAGCCTGCTGCGCGCCTCGGGAACCGGCCTCGCCCCTGACTCGGTGCTGCACCGCCCCAAGAACCACTACCCGGCCACCCACCACCCCGACTACAACCGCGGTCTCCAGGACCTGGCCCGGGACGCGCTGTCCGACCCGCGGGTCCGCGCCCTGGCGGACGAATCCGTCATCAAGCCCAGCCTGGACACCGCGCCCGACCGGCTTCAGTGGGGCCACCGGCTCCGTCTCGAACGCGTCGTGGACCTCGCCCTGTGGCTGGACCACCACCGCCCCGAACTCGCCCTCTGAGGAGCGCACCATGACCCTTCACGAGACGCCTCCCGCCATGGACGACGTCGACGCCCTCCCCGAACCGGTGCCGCTGACCGGCTGCCCGTACAAGAGCGACCCCTACCCGCTCTACGAGCGGATGCGCGAGGCCGGACCGGTCCACCGGGTGGTCTTCCCCAGCGGGGTGAACGCCTGGCTGGTCACCGGCTACGAGGCCGCCCACCGGGCCCTCAACGACGAACGCCTCGGCAAGAACCACGACCGGGGCAACGACCGCTGGCGGGCCCGAGCGTCGATCATGCCCGAGCCCCAGCACTCGCAGCTCCAGGTGCACCTGCTCCACCAGGACCCGCCCAAGCACACCCGCATGCGGCGCTACGTCACCGACGCCTTCACCCCGCGCCGTGTCGAGAGCCTGCTGCCGCGCTTCCGGGAACTCGCCGACGCCCTCGTCGACGCCCTGCCCGAGACCGGTCCCGCCGACCTCGTCGCCGGATTCGCCGCGCACTTCCCCTTCCAGGTCCTCGCCGAGGTCATCGGGCTGCCCGCCGAACTGGCCGCCCGCTTCGACCGCGACTGGGGGAAGGTCGTCCAGCCGGTCGGCCCCACCGACCCGGCCCGGCCCGCGTACGAGGCCCGGCTGCACGGCCTGCAGAGCTATATCGCCGAGGTCGTCGCCCACAAGCGCGCGCAACGGGACGACGACCTGCTCAGCCGGCTCGTCGCCGCCCGCGACGGCGGCGAACTGACCCAGGAGGAGCTGGACTCCATGATCTTCCAGCTCCTCGTCGCCGGACAGGAGCCGGTCACCAACCAGATCACCACCGCGCTCATCGCCCTCTTCCGCCACCCCGGCGCACTCGGCCGGCTGCGCGACGACCCCGGTCTGCTGCCCCAGGCCGTCGAGGAACTCCTGCGCTACGACAGCGCCTTCGAACTCACCACCTGGCGCTTCTTCGCCGAGGACAGCGATCTGCACGGCACCGCGGTCCCGGCCGGGGACTCCGTGATCATCTCCCTGTGCGCCGCCAACCGCGACCCCCGGCGTTTCGACAGGCCCGACGAACTCGACCTGGAGCGCAGCCCCAACCCGCATCTGGCCTTCGGGCACGGCATCCACTTCTGCCCCGGTGCCGCACTCGCCCGCGCCGAACTCCGGATCGCCCTGGGCACCCTCCTCACCCGGCTGCCGGGCCTGCATCTCGCCGTCCCGGACCAGGACATCCAGTGGATCCCGGCCGTCCTCGGCCGCGGCACCAACCACCTGCCCGTCGGCTACGACCGGCGCGCCTGACCCCAGACACCACCGACCGGGCCCGGCCGAACGGGCGGAGCCCGGTCCGCGGCGGAACCGATACGCCGCCGGTCGAACGTACGCGCCCGGTCCGCGGCGGAGGCGATTCGTCCCGGCCGAACGGCGGGGGCCCGTTCCGCGGCGGAGAACATGCCCCCGCCGAACGTCCGCGCCCGGCCGCCCGCCGAGGCGCTATGCCGCCATGCCGCCATGTCCGACCCCACGGAGGCCCCAGATGCCGCTGACGACAGCAGCCGACGCCCAGACCGCCCACGACTCCCATACCGTTGAGCGCGCCGCCCGTACCACTCAGACTGCCGGGACCACTGAGACCACTGAGACCACAGAGACCGCTGAGACTGCCGAGACTGCAGAGAGCGCCGAGACCACGGAGACTGCCAAGGCCGTCGGCACCGCCGTCCTGAGACTGCTGCTGCCCCACCACCGCACGGCCGACCACGGGGCAGCGCCCGCCGAGGCCTTCCCCCACCAGCTCCACCAGATCGGCGCGTTCGTGCGCCGCAACGAACCCATCGTCCTCACCCTGCCCGGCTTCCCCTGCAAGTCGCCGAACCCGGCCAAGGTCCTCGGCCACCTTCCTGACCAGGGAGAACGGCTCTCCCTGGCCTTCCTGAACTCCCTGTGCGCCCGCATCGAGGAGATCCACGCACCCGGGGCCCGCGTCGTCATCTGCTCCGACGGCCATGTCTTCGGCGACCTCATCCGCGTGCCCGACGAGCACATAGACGCCTACTCGGACGAACTCGGCCGGCTGATCGACGAACTCGGCCTGGAACACCTGTCCGTGTTCGACCTCAGGGACGTCCTCGGCGACCTGCCCCATTCGGCGAAACGCGCCTATGTGCACGACCGCTACGCACCCGGCCTCGATGAACTACGGGCCGAGGTCCGCGCCGACGAGCACACCCTGGCGCTCTACCGCGGTATCACCCGCTTCCTCGTGGACGACACCGCCGACTTCACCGGGACCCGCTCCGCCCTCCAGCGCGAATGCCGCCGCCGGGCGTACGGCGTCATCCAGCGCAGCCGCGCCTGGGGGGAGCTGATCGCCGAGCACCATCCGGGTTCGGTACGGCTGTCCATCCACCCCCAGGCCGTCGGGGCGCCCAAGTTCGGTATCCGCCTCCTGGACGCCCCCGACGTATGGGTCACTCCCTGGCACTCCGCGGCTCTGCACCGGCCAGACGGCACATGGAGTCTGATGCCCCGGGCCAGGGCCGAGCGACTCGGGCGGCTGGTGCACCACGAGGGCAGACCGAGCCACTTCGAGTGACGGGCGACCGGTCACCGGGCCCCGGCACCCCCCGCTGCCCCCGTCCGCGGGCCGCGGCTCGGGCTGCCCACTGCCGCCGCGCCGTTCACTGCGGTTGAATGCCGCTGCGGTCGACTGCGGTTGCTCGACTGCCGCTGCGGCCATCAACCGCCGAGTCCGATGGGCCACGGCGAGCCGGGCCCGGCCGTCATTCGCGCCACCCGGCAGGAGGACCCATTGGCAGGAGGACCCATTGGCAGGAGGACCGACCGGCCAGAGCACGACCGGCCAGAGCACGACCGGCCAGAGCACGACCGGCCAGAGCACGACCGGACAGAGCACGACCGGACAGAGCACGACCCCGCGGCAGCACGGTGCAGAGCACCGTCCCGCGGCACCACCACCCCGGCTAGAGCCCGACCCTGTGGGAGCACCAGCAGACATGAGCACCACCGGCCAGAGGAAGTCACCGATGCCCCGTTCGACCCCGGCGCGCACACCGCGCCGTATCGGCGTCCTCACCACCGCGGCGTTCGCGGCGGTCGTCGCCGGCGCGGGGCCCGCCACGGCCCATACGGAGGTCGAGGCGCCCGGAGCCCGAGCCCTCGATCAGAACGTCGCGCTCACCTTCACCGCCGCCTCGGAGTCCGACACCGCCGGGATCAGCAGACTGGAGGTGATCCTCCCCGAGGGCATGGCACCGCGGGACATCACCTACCGGGAAGGGCCCGAGGGCTGGAAGTTCGCCACCACCAGCCGTGGGTACACGGTGTCCGGGCCGAAGCTCCCGGTGGGGGAGGACGCCGAGTACGTCGTGACGGCACGGCAGTTGCCCGACGTCCCGGCCCTGCACTTCAAGACCCTCCAGACCTACGACGACGGGCAGGTCGACCGCTGGATCGAACTGGAGGAGGAGAAGAACGGCGAGGCGCACGGCCACAGCCACCCCGCACCCCGGCTGGCACTGGAGCCCGCCGCACCCGGCGCGAAGCCGGTGGGCTCCGCACCGGAGCAGACGCCGGCGGCGGCCCCGTCCACCACCGGACCCAGCCCGGCCGAGGCCGCGGGCGGACCGCAGCCCGAAGCCACGGCAGCGGCGGAAGCCGCCGCGGGGGACGGCGCGGGGGACGGCGGGGGCATCCCGGTCGCCGCGACGGCCGGAATCGCCGCGGCCGTGCTGGCACTCGGCGGCGGGGCGTGGTGGTTCAGGAACCGCCGGGGTGGAACCGCGTGAGAACCACCCGGTCGCGCCCCGGACCGAGCCACCGTCACGCGTGAGACGGCGGCCGGTACCTCCCGGCGCGGACGGGCACCGGCGGGAACGATCCCCCGTCACCGCGGCCACTGACCGGCCGGTCCGGGCACCGCGGGGGACCGCCGTACCCGAACGGCGGACCGCGCCGGCGACCACGAACCAGGGTGCCATGCGGCGGCACCCCGGAGGGACCGCCGCGTGATCGCCGGGAACGGACTGCGCTGGATCCTGACCGTGGTGTTCGCCGTGCCGGTGATGTACGGGACGTGGCGGGCCTGCGCCCCGGGTACCGAGGCCGGGGACCGGGTGGACCAGGCGTTCCACGTCGTGGCGGGATCGCTCATGATCGCTATGGTCTGGCCGTGGGGCACGGTGCTGCCGACCGGCCCCCAGCTCATCGCACTGGTGGCGGGCGCGGCGTGGTTCCTGGGCTCCGCGCCGCTTCGTGCCGCCACGGGCGCCCGGGTCGCGGCGTCGTACGCGGCCCTGCCGCATGCCGTGATGACGGCGGCCATGGCATGGATGGTCGCGGTGATGGGCACCGCGTCCCCGGGGCACGGAGGTGGGACACACGCCCATGCCGGGGCGCACGTGCCGGACGTCTCCGGTGCCACCCTCATGCGGTTGACGGGCGCCTGGCCGAGGCCGGCAGCGGTTGGGCTGGCCGTCCTGCTCGTGGCGATCGGGCTGCGCTGGCTCGCCCTTGCCTTCGACCGGACCCCGATCGTCCCGCGCGGCGCCCGCACCGCGGTGGGCGGCGCTGAGGGCGCGCCGGCCCATGCCTGCCACGCGGCCATGGCGCTGGGCATGGCGGAGATGTTCGTCCTTCTCGTCTGAGATGTCGGTGAAGGTCGGTGAAGGTTGCTGAAGGCCGCGACGGACGCCTGGGCAGGTCTCAGCAGGCATGAGCGGGTCTCAGCAGGCGCGAGCAGGCGCGAGCGTGCATGAGCGGGTCTGAGCAGGCCGGCGGGCTCCGGTGGACGCCGGGCGCACACTGCGTACCGCACACTGCGTACCGCGTACCGCGGGGCGGAGCGGGGTACGGCCGCCGAGGTCTGCCGCTCGTGGTGTGTCGGTACCCCGTACGGTCGGCGGGACGAACCCGGATCACGGCCGCGTCCCCCGGTGCGAAGGCGGAGCCGCACCGCCTTCGAGACCACTCTCCCCCAGGGCGTACGCTTCGAGCGCCGACTCTTCCGTGCCGTGCCCGCCACCG
It encodes the following:
- the asnB gene encoding asparagine synthase (glutamine-hydrolyzing); protein product: MCGITGWVSFHQDARSHAPVIEAMTATLTPRGPDAGGVWLGEHAAIGHRRLAVIDPAGGVQPMTDRPDEPAVVLSYSGEVYNHHELRAELRRLGHDFRTRSDTEVVLRACLQWGEDVAEHLDGMFAFAVWDERARRLLLVRDRLGVKPLYWAAVDGGLAFASEPKALFAHPEIRPRVDADGLREAYSLLFNTGPTVWSGVREVEPGGVLALDRAGIRERRYWQLEARPHGDDRDTTVERVRDLVSTAARSQLEADVPLCSLLSGGIDSTVLTALLAGELRRREGPDARIRSYAVDYSDQAEQFTGDVLRTGHDTPFATEAGAYIGTDHSTVVLDPRSLLDLDHRRAVVAARDSPIGVGDMDTSLYLLFGRIREHSTVALSGEAADEVFGGYPWFHNPKALAASTFPWLLVTGDEAAMPVNPELDLRIAEFRDDTYADALAAVPHADGETATEHRQREMQHLSLTRWLRQLLHRKDRLSMAWGLEVRVPYCDHRLVEYAFDTTWALKSFDGREKSLLRASGTGLAPDSVLHRPKNHYPATHHPDYNRGLQDLARDALSDPRVRALADESVIKPSLDTAPDRLQWGHRLRLERVVDLALWLDHHRPELAL
- a CDS encoding DUF1775 domain-containing protein, giving the protein MPRSTPARTPRRIGVLTTAAFAAVVAGAGPATAHTEVEAPGARALDQNVALTFTAASESDTAGISRLEVILPEGMAPRDITYREGPEGWKFATTSRGYTVSGPKLPVGEDAEYVVTARQLPDVPALHFKTLQTYDDGQVDRWIELEEEKNGEAHGHSHPAPRLALEPAAPGAKPVGSAPEQTPAAAPSTTGPSPAEAAGGPQPEATAAAEAAAGDGAGDGGGIPVAATAGIAAAVLALGGGAWWFRNRRGGTA
- a CDS encoding L-tyrosine/L-tryptophan isonitrile synthase family protein; the encoded protein is MPLTTAADAQTAHDSHTVERAARTTQTAGTTETTETTETAETAETAESAETTETAKAVGTAVLRLLLPHHRTADHGAAPAEAFPHQLHQIGAFVRRNEPIVLTLPGFPCKSPNPAKVLGHLPDQGERLSLAFLNSLCARIEEIHAPGARVVICSDGHVFGDLIRVPDEHIDAYSDELGRLIDELGLEHLSVFDLRDVLGDLPHSAKRAYVHDRYAPGLDELRAEVRADEHTLALYRGITRFLVDDTADFTGTRSALQRECRRRAYGVIQRSRAWGELIAEHHPGSVRLSIHPQAVGAPKFGIRLLDAPDVWVTPWHSAALHRPDGTWSLMPRARAERLGRLVHHEGRPSHFE
- a CDS encoding cytochrome P450 family protein; protein product: MTLHETPPAMDDVDALPEPVPLTGCPYKSDPYPLYERMREAGPVHRVVFPSGVNAWLVTGYEAAHRALNDERLGKNHDRGNDRWRARASIMPEPQHSQLQVHLLHQDPPKHTRMRRYVTDAFTPRRVESLLPRFRELADALVDALPETGPADLVAGFAAHFPFQVLAEVIGLPAELAARFDRDWGKVVQPVGPTDPARPAYEARLHGLQSYIAEVVAHKRAQRDDDLLSRLVAARDGGELTQEELDSMIFQLLVAGQEPVTNQITTALIALFRHPGALGRLRDDPGLLPQAVEELLRYDSAFELTTWRFFAEDSDLHGTAVPAGDSVIISLCAANRDPRRFDRPDELDLERSPNPHLAFGHGIHFCPGAALARAELRIALGTLLTRLPGLHLAVPDQDIQWIPAVLGRGTNHLPVGYDRRA
- a CDS encoding DUF5134 domain-containing protein translates to MIAGNGLRWILTVVFAVPVMYGTWRACAPGTEAGDRVDQAFHVVAGSLMIAMVWPWGTVLPTGPQLIALVAGAAWFLGSAPLRAATGARVAASYAALPHAVMTAAMAWMVAVMGTASPGHGGGTHAHAGAHVPDVSGATLMRLTGAWPRPAAVGLAVLLVAIGLRWLALAFDRTPIVPRGARTAVGGAEGAPAHACHAAMALGMAEMFVLLV